TTCGGTACTCGAAATAGTCAGTAGTGCCAATATTGCCTGTGGTTTTCATGCGGGATCCCCTGAGGGAATTCTGAAAACATTAAAAGCGGCAAAACTGCATAGTGTCGCGATTGGTGCACATGTTGCCTATCCTGATTTAGTAGGTTTTGGCCGTCGTAATATGGATATCGCTAGTGATGAATTAACCGCTGATGTGATTTATCAAATAGGCGCTTTGCAAGGATTAGCTAAAGCTGTTGGTATGAACGTGACTTATGTTAAACCGCATGGTGCGCTTTATAACACAATAGCTCATGATAAACGCCAAGCAATTGCGGTTATTGAGGCTATTCTTGCGATTGACCCTCAACTTACCTTAGTTGCTTTAGCGGGATCATCTTTGATTACCCTTGCAAAAGAAAAAGGGCTTCGTGTAATAGCGGAAGCATTTGCAGACAGAGCTTATCACGCTGATGGTACGCTGGTTTCTCGTAAAAAAGAGGGCGCTGTTTTACATGATCCGAAACGTGTTGCACAACGTATGTTGCAACTTGTACAAGAAGGGGGGAATTGAGTCTATAGAAGGTATTTTTACTGCTATAGAAGCAGATTCTATTTGTGTTCATGGTGATAGTCCTGATGCAGTCAATTTAGCTAAAAGCGTAAAAGAAACTTTGCTAAATCATGGTGTTGCAATTAAACCATTTGCGCCTGCTTTACTGAAAAGTGAGAGCTAAATATGACAAACTTAATGAAAGCAACGGCTGATGCAATCACCAAAGCACAAGAGGCTCGATTAGCCATTCGTCATGGCTTATCGATACCAACAGCAGGAATGGGCGAGAGGAATGACACAAGCTAATATGATTAGTTTGCCTCGTGATTGGGCATTTGACTTCTTACTTTATGCTCAGCGTAATCCTAAAAGTTGTCCGATATTAGATGTTTGTGAATCAGGTAGTTATCGTACTGTTTTAGCGAAAGGTGCCGATCTGCGTACTGACATTCCTCTTTACCGTGTTTGGGAAAATGGCAAATTAGCGGATGAAATTACGGATGCTACTGAAATTTGGGCACAACATCCCGATCTTGTTACGTTTCTTATTGGTTGTAGTTTTACTTTCGAAACGCCCATGTTAGAAGCGGGGATTGAAATTCGTCATATCACAGATAACAGCAATGTCCCGATGTATAAAACGAATCGCTTGTGTCGTCCAGCAGGGCGATTAGAAGGTGAATTAGTGGTTTCAATGCGTCCTATTCCGGCTGATAGAGTTGCTGATGCGGTAATGATCAGTGGTCGATTTCCTTCGGTACATGGTGCACCGGTACATATAGGTTCACCTGAAATGCTTGGTATTAAAGATATCATGTCGCCAGATTTTTGGTGCACCAGTGAGAATTGAACAAGGTGAGATCCCTGTATTTTGGGCTTGTGGTGTAACACCTCAAGCCGCGGTAATGCGCTCGGGTGTTCCCTTTGCATTAAGTCATGCACCAGGACATATGTTTATTACTGATGTGCCTGATGTAGCTTATCACGTATAAGGGGAGGAAGATGCTTTGCGCTTTTTACCTGTTAATTTATCGCATTTATTAGTTGAGCTATCTTCTTTAAAAGAGACTCTCGCATTGTATGAATCCGTTAAACAAGCGGATATTGCAGCTATTCAAGACATTGTACCCGCGGCGAAAACACTCTTAATTCACTTTACGCCATGGCTAATCACGGCTGAAGAACTTGTGTTTCAACTTCGACAATTAGAAGTCAAAGTGGTATCAGCACATCAAGCGCAATCATTAACTATCCCTGTTCATTATCAAGGTGAGGATCTTAATGAGGTCGCTGAATTATTAGGGATCGCTACCAGTGAAGTGATCCGTAGACATACAGAACAAACCTATCAAGTTGCATTCACTGGTTTTTGCACCGGGGTTTGCCTATTTGATTGCAGATGAAACCCAACTTTATGTGCCTCGTCGTAAAACACCGCGTACGCGAATTCCTGCCGGATCAGTAGGATTAGCCGGTGAATTTAGTGGTGTATATCCACAACAAAGCCCCGGAGGTTGGCAGTTAATCGGAACTACGGAAATAAAAATGTGGGATCTTTCCCGCGAACAGCCTGCCTTTTTATTACCGGGAAATGAAGTGCATTTTGTTGATGCACAAAAATCACCGATAACCGTTTCACTACCGGAGAAAAAAGCCATAGTCGCTTCCCCGCTCTCATTAAATGATAAAGGGCTATATGTTATTTCAGCAGGGTTACAGACATTATTTCAAGATGAAGGGCGTATTGGTGCTGCATCAATGGGAGTATCTGCTTCAGGTGCACTTGATAAACCCGCTTTACATGCGGCTAATCGTTTAGTGGGTAATCCCACAACTTTTGTTGCACTCGAGATAACCCAAGGTGGACTGACACTTAAAGCACGACAAGATTGTGTTATTGCCTTAACTGGAGCGAATTGTTCTATTTTACTAAAATCTGAGTCAGGTGAGAGTGAATATCCATCGAACTATCAACCTATTGATGTTCGTCGTGGTGATGAAATTATTTTAGGTATACCAACAACTGGGGTGCGTAGCTATCTTGCTGTGAGAGGGGGATTTGAATTACCTAAAGTTTTAGGCAGTCAGTCTTTTGATACCTTAGCGCAAATTGGCCCTCATGCTCTACAAGAAGGAGATGTACTTCACCTTAATAATGAAAGTGCATCAAACAGTATTATTGTGGAGGAACAACCGACATTAACTCTACCAAAAGAAGGGGATATCGTTACACTCGATGTTGTTTTAGGCCTCGTACGGACTGGTTTACCGCAGATGCAATAAAGACGCTGACCTCTCAATTATGGCAGGTCACACCACAATCTAATCGTATTGGCTTACGTTTATTGGGCGAAACACCTCTTGTGCGTGAGGGAACAACAAGAATTATCGAGTGAAGGTACCTGCATTGGTGCAATACAAGTTCCGATTAATGGGCAACCTGTTTTGTTTCTTAACGATCACCCATTAACAGGAGGATATCCTGTTATTGGCGCTGTTGCTGAATATCACTTACCACTCGCAGGGCAGATCCCTGTTAACGCTAAAATTCGTTTTAATCCAATTACCGAATTTCAAGAATATTGATAGGAGAATGCCACTCATGACAACAATTAACCAAAAACAACGAGTGAAGCATAGAGTACTTATTGCAAACCGAGGTGAAATTGCAGTTCGTATTATTCGAGCTTGTCAGGACTATGGTGCGACTTCCATCGCTATTTACGCCAATGATGATATTGATGCACTACACGTTCGTCTTGCTGATGAAGCTTATGGACTTAATGGCAACTTACCGAAAGAAAGCTATTTAGATATCGATAAAATTATTGATATCGCACGTAAAAATAAAGTGACTATGATCCACCCAGGCTATGGTTTTCTTTCAGAGCGTGCGGATTTTGCAGCTGCGGTACAAGAAGCCGGATTTATTTGGGTTGGGCCAAATCCTGAAACGATTGAGGTACTTGGCGATAAAGTGAAAGCGCGTAAGATTGCGCAATCAGTTGGTGCTCCTCTTGTTAATGGTACTGCGGATCCCGTTAATGATGCTAAAGAAGTATTAGATTTTGCCAAGCAATATGGTTTACCTGTTGCCATCAAAGCCGCTTTTTGGTGGTGGTGGGCGAGGCTTAAAAATTGCCCATAAAATGGAAGAAATTGAAGAACTTTACCATTCCGCAGTACGGGAAGCAGTGACCGCATTTGGCCGTGGCGAATGTTATGTTGAACAATTCTTAGATAAACCTCGTCATATTGAAGCGCAAATTATTGCCGATAAACTAGGCAATGTTGTGGTTGTCGGGACACGAGATTGTTCACTACAACGTCGTAATCAAAAGCTTATTGAAGAAGCGCCAGCACCTTATTTGACAGACGAACAACGTGAACGTATTCACCTGTCGGCTAAAGATATTTGTGCTAAAGCAGGTTATGTGGGTGCAGGTACAGTTGAGTTTTTATTAAGTGCAAATGGCACTATCTCATTTTTAGAAGTGAATACACGCTTACAAGTGGAGCATCCTGTTACAGAAGAAACGGCGGGTATCGATTTAGTGATCGAGCAGTTACGTATTGCTGAAGGTTTACCGCTAAGTATTGATAAAACGCCTGTTCCTCGGGGTCACTCTTTTGAATTTAGGATCAATGCAGAAGATCCCGCCAAAGGTTTTTTACCTACACCAGGCTTAATTACGCATTTTTCTCAGCCTTCAGGTCCAGGTGTGCGAGTTGATAGTGGTTTTACTGACAATAATCAGGTTTCACGCCAATTCGATTCTATGATGGCAAAATTGATAGTGACAGGTGCAACTCGCGAACAAGCTATTGCACGGGCTCGTCGAGCATTATCCGAATTTAAAATTGAAGGGGTAGCAAGTGTATTGCCTTTCCATTGTGAAATGATGGAGCATGCCGATTTTACTGAAGATTTCAAAGTGCATACCCGTTGGATTGAAACAGATTTTCAGGCAAAAAATACCCATTTCCCTCGTAGCACACCTGCAAAAAATGAAGAGCTTGTTCGTACTTTTATTGAAATTGATGGTCGTCGTCATGAACTGGCTTTACCTGCTCAATTACTTTCGCTCTCTGCGGCAATACCAACAGCTATTAAAGCTAGTCATGAAAAAGAAGAGAATGAAAAAGCTGTGATAGCGCCAATCTCTGGCGTATTACATAGCTGGATCTTATCTGATGGTGATAAAGTTAAAGAAGGCGATGTCATCGCTATTATGGAAGCAATGAAAATGGAAGTTCAGGTGGTTGCATCTCGTGGCGGGGTATTATTACAAAAAGCTAAAACAGGTGATTATTTTTCTGCTGAAACTATTTTAGCTGAAATAAATTAGATGTATTAAAAATTAATATATTGATTAATAAGGGTAATATTAATCTTTAGACGTCGCCCTTTAATATGAGTAAATTTCGTATTAAGGGGCTTTTTTATAATAATTTTATTTATATATCTATTTGTTATATCTAATTCCTTTTGGTTATAAGTTATTTTGCCTATAATCTAGGCTCGCTAAATTATCAGCAAAAGGAAATAAGATGTTACTCGTCTCACAACTGCTTATTGGCGCTGCAATAGGGTTAGTTATTACAACGACTGGTGTTGGAGGAGGTGTTATTTTATTGCCTGTCCTGATTTATCTTTTTGGCATGAATGCATTAGCGGCAGTGGCAACGGCTAATTTGCTATCGATGTTAATGAAACTTTCGTCTTCTTATATTCATTTTCGGTTAGGTAATATTCCATTAAAACCCGCACTATTAATCTTAGGGATAATGTTTCCAGCAACATTTTTAGCGAGTTATGGTGTGACATGGTTGGGATCACAACCTCAATATTACGATCGTGTTGAATCAGCGATTAATATTTTAATGATCGTTGCTATCGTATTTTCATTGATCTTATTTTTACAGCGAATGATAAGAAGGTCAGCAATTTCAGATCCTCTAATTGTTTTGCCACCACCTTCTACAGTGACTTTTTCTTCCTTATTTGTACCAGGAATGAGTGCGGGGTTTGTGCTTGGAGCAACGGGAGTGGGAGGGGGATTAGTGGTATTGCCTGTATTAATGCGGTTTGCACAAATGGGGATTAAAGAGGCGATAGGTACTTCTATTTTTATCACGACCATTCTTTCTGGTGGTTCAGCTATCGCTTATAGTGCTGGTGGTTATACCGACGTACATACCGCTCTTATCCTCTGTTTAGGTTCATTGCTTTCTATTCCGCTAGCACGCTATCTTTTAGTGTATTTATCAGAGCGTTTCTTTCAATACATAACACTATCATTTATTCTGATCAGCATCATTATGATGAGTTGGAAGTTAATAAATTAACTTAATGTAATATCGAGTGAGTCAATTTTTCTCTTATCACCTTTCGTTAGACTAAACTAGTCTATCATCATTAGATTAACGACTAAGAGTAAGTACAACGAGATGAATATTAAAACAGGTGATGAGTTTTTAGTTTATATGGCGCTGGGTGAAGAGAGCTATATGAAAGAGTATTACCGTGTGATTGAAATTGACTCAACGCTTTCTCAAGTGACGGGTAAATTGTTAAGAAGAACAACGGCTGATGATAAAAATATTGGTTTAGGTCGCTGTGAGTTAGAAGGCGGTATTGAGCAATTTGCCTTAGAAGATATCTATCCTGTTAAAGAGTGAACCATCATAGGATCACTCTTCTCAATGCGTTTATCGCCTAGGCTGTGGGAACATTCTCAGGTAATGCTGATTTAGGTAAACCAAACACTTTGTCGAATACCCAGTTATAAGTGAAGGTATAACAAGGGATGATGAGGATGAGCGCAAAATCCATCGCTAACGCTTGCCATAACGAAACATTAAGCCACCAGGCAATTAATGGAATTAAATAGACCACCAGTGTTAGCTGAAATCCAATCGCATGGACAAGACGGCGCCTAAAAGTTCGAATTCTTGAAACTTGTCGACTCTCCCAAAATTCAAACATGCAGTTATAAATAAAATTCCAACTCACCGCGATTGTTGTTATCACAAGCGCTAATGGGCCTGTTACCGCTGTAGAGCTATCAGCTAAAAGGGCAAGTCCGACGGATGAAATAACCCACCCAAAAATCTCATAAGCTGTTACGTAGACAATTTTTCGTTTGATACCTTGCATTGCTCTCTCTTTTTCTGTGGATTAGAGTTGTTAAGCATCGTAAGATAAATCAGCAAGAATGACAGAAAAAGTCAGCTAGTATCAATTTAACTGAAATATCAGGAGTGAACATGCAGTTTTCAAGTGAACATATTGCGATATTTTTAGCCGTGATGGATAAAGGTTCTTTTTCTGCAGCTGCACGTTCATTAAAACGCGTTCCCTCTGCGGTTAGCATGGCGATAGCCAATATGGAAGCTGAATTAGGTTATGCACTTTTTGAGCGTTCATCACGAGAGCCTCAGCCGACCGAAAAAGCGAAGGCACTTGAGCCTCATGCCAGAATGATCGCAGAACAATTAAAATTATTACAAGTGCATGCACAAGAGCTTTCGATGGATCTCGAAAGTGTCTTAAATATTGGTGTTGCGGCTGATATTAATCCTGATTATCTATTACCTGCGTTATCAGAATTAACGCAACGTTATCCATTACTTAATGTGAATGTGATAACCGCGGCACAAGATGACATTATTGAGATGTTACATGCACATAAAATTCAATTGAGTCTAGTTTATGGTGGCTTGTATGTGAATGGTGATGAGCAGTTTCAATATCTTGGCTCTGAGTCATTAGTGGCAACGATATCCGCGAGCCATATTGCGCTAGCACATCCTTCAGGCGTATTTATTGAGGATTTAGTAAATGTTCGCCAAATAATGATAGCTAGCCATACCAAAGAGCTTAGAGATGAGCGCTCATTAGTCGCGACAAATTATTGGCAAACCGATAGTTTTCAAATGGCATTAGGTATGGTTGAAGCCGGAATGGGATGGGGTAATTTACCGTATTCGCTAATTTATACACAATTGCAGAAAGGTAAATTAAAACAGCTTCAGTTTAAAAACACGAAAAATGAATTGCGATTACCTATTCATGCCATGTGGTTAAAAGGAGAGTCACTACAAAAAGGGGCGAAAGAGTTAGTTGAGCTGTTGAGTACTCATCAGCCCATTGTACCTAATTTTGATTAATCGACCCGTTGTTGATGAACCCAAACAGCAACTTCAACACGAGATTTTAGCTTCATCTTTTTCAGTAAATGTTTAACGTGTACTTTGACCGTGCTCTCCGTAATATCGAGTTTACGTGCGATCATTTTATTGGATAGCCCCTGCGCTATTAGTTTTAAAATATCGCGTTCGCGTGGGGTGAGTTGCTCAATATCACGCTCACCTTCAGAGCGATCTTCACGTAATGATTCCGCTAAAATAGGCGTTAATGCAGGGCTGACAACCATTTTTCCAGCTGCCGCCTGTTTTAGTGCTGCTAACAATTCTTCAGGCTCCATATCTTTTAAAAGATAGCCATCAGCACCACGTTTTTAACGCAGTCACTAAATCATCGCTGTAGTTTGATACACTAAACACGACGATCCTTCCTGATAATGACTTTAATCGCAATTGATCAAGGGTTTCAAAACCATTCATTCCTGGCATATTCAGATCTAATAATATTAAGTCAGGATCTAATTCTTCAGCTAACTTTACACCTTGAATACCATCACCCGCTTCCCCAACGACAGTTAATGTTGTATCAAGACTTAAGAGTTGCTTTACGCCATTGCGTAGCATTGGGTGATCATCAATGAGTAAAATTGTCGCTTTTTCTGTGGGTGAGCCCATGTTATTCATTACGACTTGCTCCATGTTAGACAGGGTCTTTATGAGTAGTGATTAATGGAAATTTAACAAACACTTGAGTACCGCCCTGTTCACGTACTTTTATAGTATAAGAACCATTTAGGCTATTTGCGCGTTCGCGCATAATAATAAGGCCATAATGATTTAATTTTTCAGGGTTAGGACTAATTCCTTCACCATTATCGTTAATTTTTAGTTCAATAATGCCATTATCAAGAGACAATGAGACTTCAGCCCAGTTGGCATTGGCATGTTGTAATATATTATTCAATGCTTCACGCACAATTTGAACTACATGAATACTTTGATGTGAATTTACGCACTTTGCGGGTAATTGATAGTCAAAATTAATAGTAAATCCAAGTCGCTGATTAAATTCATTTAACGTACTTTCTAATGCGGCCAATAATCCAGGTTCAGTGAGTTTTAAACGAAATGTAGTTAACAATTCTCTTAGTTGGCGATAAGCAACATTAAGCTCTTCTCGCATCTCTTTAAGTAATTTTTGGCAATTATCTGGTAAGGTTTCTGACTGCATTTGCAAATAGCTGACTTGCATTTTTAAACATGAAAGTGATTGTGCGATGGAGTCATGCAATTCACGGGCAATTGCAGAGCGCTCATCCATGAGTAAAAGCTGTTGCTGTTGCTCATTTTGTTGTTCCATTGCCAACATGGCGGAGATTTGTTTTGTCAGCAATAACATTAAATTATTCTGTTCATCTGTCAGGGCGGTATGTTCTGGTAACTGCATAACAAATAACCCATAACGATGGATCTGATCTGCTAATTCCCAATGTAATAGTTCACGGCTTAGTGGAATAGTGGCTGAAACGGTTTCATCACAGCGCTCACATTGTTGGTCTGGGCAATGTTCAGGACGTGAGTGTGGCTCTAAACTGATCTCATTAAATAATGTGTGATGATTATCCTCATACAAACGTATCTGCAAATAGGTATCAGGAATAATTTGTTGAAGTTCAAATAGTATCTGTCTTAATCGAGCACAAAGTGGTGCCGGGGAATGTAATTGCTGGCTTGAATGATAAAGATAAGAGAGCACTTTATTTTTTTGTTGTAAATCATGTGTTTTTTCAATCACTCTTTTCTCTAATTCACTATAGAGCGTTGAAAGCTCTTCTGACATAGTATTAAGTGCGATACCTAATGTCGCAATCTCATCATGATGATCGCGCTGGTGGAAGCGTGCTGAGAAATTACCATGACCAATTGAATTCGCCATTTCCATTAATTGTTGCCAAGGATGCAATAAACGACGACGGAAATGCCAGACGGAGCCAAATAATAGTAATAGTGTGAGTGCGGTAAATATAAGTTGAGTGTAAGCCACCAGCCTTATTTTTTGTTCTGTTAGCTGATCTATGCTTAATACTAATTTATCTAATTGAGAAACAAAAAAGGCGACCTCTTGTTTTGCATCATCTCGTTGGTGAGCATAGAGCAAAGTTGGCTTTAAGGTTTCTTTCCAATAAGTATTTAACTGAGCATATTGTGATTGTAATGATGCGTTGCTCAGGACTTGAAGTAACTCATCGCTGTCTAAATCAGTTTCTAACTCATGAAGGTAATAACGGTGTTGCTCATCCAGAGGTAACGCAGATAACAAGCGATAACTTTGCATACGCAAAGATCCTGATTTATTAATCGCGTGCGCGTTGCCTTGTACACTTAAAATAATATGGTTAGAAATTGCCATGCCTGCCACACCTAGTAGGGTGAAAAGTAACATCAATATTGCGATTTGATTAATAATTGAAAAACGGTAGTGCCATTGGATTTTATGCGTGGTCATTGTTGTTTTTCCAAATTTATTCAGTCGCTATCTTGCCTTAAAAAAGTATCAAATGTCATATACTACTAAAGTATTACCTCTAAATAGCCGACGGGGGTAATTTCTCCGCTAAATTATCATGTTTTTCATTTAACATTATAATTTAAAATGAAAAAGTAGGGTTAATCCTATTAATACTTAGGTGTAAATAGTTACTTTAGCTTAAAAAACAAACAAATGTTTGCTTGATACAGATCATGACTTATTAACAATTCTAATCGTAAAAAGGTGTCAATTTAACCGTTAACAGAGGTTGTTATGGCACTCACTCAACACCCAGAAAAAATAAGAAAAGGGGTGATCGAAGATTGGCATCCTGAAGATAAAGTTTTTTGGGAAAAGACTGGTCAAAAGGTCGCTTCACGTAATTTATGGATTTCTGTTCCTTGTTTACTTTTATCATTCTGCGTCTGGATGCTTTTTAGTGCCGTTGCAGTCAATTTAAACAAAGTAGGTTTTAACTTTACCACAGATCAGCTGTTTATGCTGACGGCGCTTCCTTCTGTTTCTGGTGCTATTTTACGTGTTCCTTATTCATTTGTTATTCCTATCTTTGGTGGGCGTCGATGGACTGCAATCAGTACCGTCTTTTTGATCATTCCTTGTATTTGGCTTGGCTTTGCCGTACAGGACACCACAACGTCTTACTCAACCTTTATTGTCATTTCATTATTATGTGGTTTTGCTGGGGCAAACTTTGCGTCGAGTATGGCAAACATCAGCTTTTTCTTCCCTAAAGCCCGTCAAGGTGGTGCGTTAGGATTAAATGGTGGATTAGGTAATCTGGGTGTGAGCGTTATGCAGTTAGTCGCACCTTTAGTGATAGGTGTTGGCGTTTTTGCAATGTTTAGTGGTCCAGGCGTTGTGCAACCTGATGGTTCACGTTTATGGTTAGAAAATGCCGCGTGGATTTGGGTTCCTTTCTTGCTTATTCTGACAGTTGCCGCATGGTTTGGTATGAATGACCTTGCTGCGAATAAAGCGTCTTTAAGCCAGCAATTACCTGTTTTAAAACGCGGTCATCTCTGGTTATTAAGTATTTTATACCTGTGTTCTTTTGGTTCTTTTATCGGTTTTTCAGCGGGTTTTGCGATGTTATCTAAAACCCAATTCCCAGATATCGTTATTTTGCATTATGCCTTCTTTGGGCCTTTATTAGGTGCTTTAGCTCGCCCTGTAGGCGGTACATTGTCAGATAAATTTGGGGGCATTCGAGTCACGCTGATTAACTTTATCATTATGGCGATATTCTCGGCTCTACTCTTCTTAACACTACCTGAAAATGGAACTGGTGGCTCATTTATCGCTTTCTATGGTGTTTTTATGGTGCTGTTTTTGACCGCGGGTTTAGGTAGTGGTTCTACATTCCAAATGATTGCCGTGGTGTTTAGAAAAATCACCGTTGATCGTATGAAAGCACAAGGTGCTTCCGATGAAGCTGCTCAAAAAGAAGCGGTGACAGAAAGTGCCGCTGCGCTTGGTTTTATCTCTGCAATTGGTGCAATTGGTGGCTTCTTTATTCCTAAAGCCTTCGGTACATCACTGGCTATGACTGGCTCACCTGCCGGAGCCATGAAAATCTTTGTTCTATTTTATATCGCCTGCGTCTTGATCACTTGGTTGGTCTATGGACGTAAACACAATAAACAATAATGACGAATTATACGCAATGTGAGAGCGCTCGCGCGCATTGGGAGAGTATCTGATGAGTAAGTTTCTCGATAGATTCCGCTATTTTAAACAGCTTGGCGATACCTTTTCAAAGGATCATGGCCAAGAATTAAATGTTAATCGTGACTGGGAAGATGGTTATCGCAGTCGTTGGCAACATGACAAAATTGTCCGTTCCACTCATGGTGTTAACTGTACAGGTTCATGTAGCTGGAAAATTTATGTCAAAAATGGGTTAGTTACATGGGA
This genomic stretch from Proteus vulgaris harbors:
- a CDS encoding LamB/YcsF family protein; the encoded protein is MINAIDLNSDLGESFGQWSMGNDDSVLEIVSSANIACGFHAGSPEGILKTLKAAKLHSVAIGAHVAYPDLVGFGRRNMDIASDELTADVIYQIGALQGLAKAVGMNVTYVKPHGALYNTIAHDKRQAIAVIEAILAIDPQLTLVALAGSSLITLAKEKGLRVIAEAFADRAYHADGTLVSRKKEGAVLHDPKRVAQRMLQLVQEGGN
- a CDS encoding LamB/YcsF family protein, producing MIRNVLHNVCCNLYKKGGIESIEGIFTAIEADSICVHGDSPDAVNLAKSVKETLLNHGVAIKPFAPALLKSES
- a CDS encoding Uncharacterized conserved protein, whose amino-acid sequence is MTQANMISLPRDWAFDFLLYAQRNPKSCPILDVCESGSYRTVLAKGADLRTDIPLYRVWENGKLADEITDATEIWAQHPDLVTFLIGCSFTFETPMLEAGIEIRHITDNSNVPMYKTNRLCRPAGRLEGELVVSMRPIPADRVADAVMISGRFPSVHGAPVHIGSPEMLGIKDIMSPDFWCTSEN
- a CDS encoding allophanate hydrolase, whose translation is MRFLPVNLSHLLVELSSLKETLALYESVKQADIAAIQDIVPAAKTLLIHFTPWLITAEELVFQLRQLEVKVVSAHQAQSLTIPVHYQGEDLNEVAELLGIATSEVIRRHTEQTYQVAFTGFCTGVCLFDCR
- the kipI gene encoding allophanate hydrolase, with translation MHSLVFAPGFAYLIADETQLYVPRRKTPRTRIPAGSVGLAGEFSGVYPQQSPGGWQLIGTTEIKMWDLSREQPAFLLPGNEVHFVDAQKSPITVSLPEKKAIVASPLSLNDKGLYVISAGLQTLFQDEGRIGAASMGVSASGALDKPALHAANRLVGNPTTFVALEITQGGLTLKARQDCVIALTGANCSILLKSESGESEYPSNYQPIDVRRGDEIILGIPTTGVRSYLAVRGGFELPKVLGSQSFDTLAQIGPHALQEGDVLHLNNESASNSIIVEEQPTLTLPKEGDIVTLDVVLGLVRTGLPQMQ
- a CDS encoding allophanate hydrolase — translated: MREQQELSSEGTCIGAIQVPINGQPVLFLNDHPLTGGYPVIGAVAEYHLPLAGQIPVNAKIRFNPITEFQEY
- the accC_1 gene encoding bifunctional acetyl-/propionyl-coenzyme A carboxylase subunit alpha translates to MTTINQKQRVKHRVLIANRGEIAVRIIRACQDYGATSIAIYANDDIDALHVRLADEAYGLNGNLPKESYLDIDKIIDIARKNKVTMIHPGYGFLSERADFAAAVQEAGFIWVGPNPETIEVLGDKVKARKIAQSVGAPLVNGTADPVNDAKEVLDFAKQYGLPVAIKAAFWWWWARLKNCP
- the accC_2 gene encoding bifunctional acetyl-/propionyl-coenzyme A carboxylase subunit alpha; its protein translation is MEEIEELYHSAVREAVTAFGRGECYVEQFLDKPRHIEAQIIADKLGNVVVVGTRDCSLQRRNQKLIEEAPAPYLTDEQRERIHLSAKDICAKAGYVGAGTVEFLLSANGTISFLEVNTRLQVEHPVTEETAGIDLVIEQLRIAEGLPLSIDKTPVPRGHSFEFRINAEDPAKGFLPTPGLITHFSQPSGPGVRVDSGFTDNNQVSRQFDSMMAKLIVTGATREQAIARARRALSEFKIEGVASVLPFHCEMMEHADFTEDFKVHTRWIETDFQAKNTHFPRSTPAKNEELVRTFIEIDGRRHELALPAQLLSLSAAIPTAIKASHEKEENEKAVIAPISGVLHSWILSDGDKVKEGDVIAIMEAMKMEVQVVASRGGVLLQKAKTGDYFSAETILAEIN
- a CDS encoding Sulfite exporter TauE/SafE encodes the protein MLLVSQLLIGAAIGLVITTTGVGGGVILLPVLIYLFGMNALAAVATANLLSMLMKLSSSYIHFRLGNIPLKPALLILGIMFPATFLASYGVTWLGSQPQYYDRVESAINILMIVAIVFSLILFLQRMIRRSAISDPLIVLPPPSTVTFSSLFVPGMSAGFVLGATGVGGGLVVLPVLMRFAQMGIKEAIGTSIFITTILSGGSAIAYSAGGYTDVHTALILCLGSLLSIPLARYLLVYLSERFFQYITLSFILISIIMMSWKLIN
- a CDS encoding Predicted membrane protein — encoded protein: MQGIKRKIVYVTAYEIFGWVISSVGLALLADSSTAVTGPLALVITTIAVSWNFIYNCMFEFWESRQVSRIRTFRRRLVHAIGFQLTLVVYLIPLIAWWLNVSLWQALAMDFALILIIPCYTFTYNWVFDKVFGLPKSALPENVPTA
- the benM_2 gene encoding LysR-family transcriptional regulator is translated as MQFSSEHIAIFLAVMDKGSFSAAARSLKRVPSAVSMAIANMEAELGYALFERSSREPQPTEKAKALEPHARMIAEQLKLLQVHAQELSMDLESVLNIGVAADINPDYLLPALSELTQRYPLLNVNVITAAQDDIIEMLHAHKIQLSLVYGGLYVNGDEQFQYLGSESLVATISASHIALAHPSGVFIEDLVNVRQIMIASHTKELRDERSLVATNYWQTDSFQMALGMVEAGMGWGNLPYSLIYTQLQKGKLKQLQFKNTKNELRLPIHAMWLKGESLQKGAKELVELLSTHQPIVPNFD
- the narL_1 gene encoding transcriptional regulator NarL, whose protein sequence is MLAALKQAAAGKMVVSPALTPILAESLREDRSEGERDIEQLTPRERDILKLIAQGLSNKMIARKLDITESTVKVHVKHLLKKMKLKSRVEVAVWVHQQRVD
- the narL_2 gene encoding transcriptional regulator NarL; its protein translation is MNNMGSPTEKATILLIDDHPMLRNGVKQLLSLDTTLTVVGEAGDGIQGVKLAEELDPDLILLDLNMPGMNGFETLDQLRLKSLSGRIVVFSVSNYSDDLVTALKTWC